A stretch of the Vagococcus xieshaowenii genome encodes the following:
- the fsa gene encoding fructose-6-phosphate aldolase: MKFFLDTANVEDIKEINALGLVDGVTTNPTIIAKEGRDFEEVIKEICSIVDGPVSAEVIGLTSEEMIEEARSISKWADNVVVKIPMTQEGLKAVNVLSKEGIKTNVTLIFTVSQGLMAMKAGATFISPFVGRLEDIGVNANELIESLRDIIDMYGFDTEIIAASIRNTTHVENVALLGAHIATIPSSLFASMMHHTLTDSGIATFLKDWETFKQQ; this comes from the coding sequence ATGAAATTCTTTTTAGACACAGCAAATGTAGAAGATATTAAAGAGATTAACGCGTTAGGATTGGTAGATGGTGTGACAACTAATCCAACAATCATTGCTAAAGAGGGCCGTGATTTTGAAGAAGTGATCAAAGAAATTTGTAGTATTGTGGATGGACCAGTCAGTGCGGAAGTTATTGGCTTAACTTCTGAAGAAATGATTGAGGAAGCACGCTCCATTTCAAAATGGGCAGATAACGTCGTAGTAAAAATCCCAATGACACAAGAAGGACTAAAAGCAGTTAATGTACTATCTAAAGAAGGAATTAAGACGAACGTTACATTAATCTTTACGGTTTCACAAGGCTTGATGGCGATGAAAGCAGGAGCAACTTTTATTAGTCCATTTGTTGGTCGCTTAGAAGATATTGGTGTTAATGCAAATGAGTTGATTGAATCTTTAAGAGATATTATTGATATGTACGGATTTGATACAGAAATTATTGCTGCAAGTATCCGTAATACAACACACGTTGAGAATGTTGCATTATTAGGGGCTCATATTGCGACTATTCCTAGCAGTCTATTTGCTAGTATGATGCATCATACGTTAACTGATTCAGGGATTGCGACCTTTTTAAAAGATTGGGAAACATTTAAACAACAATAA
- a CDS encoding MATE family efflux transporter, with protein sequence MNKIRGYFTGEGVTSSEIFTILLPVMIDQFFLVSFNFINTAMISSSGQEAISAVNMIGSLNIFLVQIFSAIGLGGTVLIAQTFGKKEFKKLGKLSAGVIHSTFIVGSIIMLLFLIFHQFILGLLFGTADDLVMHNARIYFIGILCSYPAHSIIEGINGSLRGIGKTKESLKNSLIMNTLYLASNFVFVIVLHQGISGLIISLLLSRYLTLGVAGMNLYRQSHQFNLTKQDILSIQPKEDKVIIQTAIPFAAEYMFFNGGKIIMQIMIVSLGTSYIAANAISVSWIQMAEIIPSALSTALVPIIGQAVGRGSIHDIKKLTKTFVLTGMGSFVLIHLVMLPLFPFAMKLFNAPSELIPLIFRIYINTLIMHVLFWSPSFILPSSLRAIGDGVFTTKVSLLTMWLFRVGVGYVVGIKLGYGLIGLFVIMTLEWGIRSIVFMWRFKTGRWQKNIN encoded by the coding sequence ATGAACAAAATCAGGGGCTATTTTACTGGAGAAGGCGTCACAAGTAGTGAAATTTTTACTATATTATTACCGGTGATGATTGATCAGTTTTTTTTAGTTAGTTTTAATTTTATCAATACCGCGATGATTAGTTCTTCTGGACAAGAGGCCATTAGTGCGGTCAATATGATTGGGAGCCTTAATATTTTTCTAGTTCAAATTTTTTCAGCTATTGGACTGGGAGGAACGGTATTAATTGCCCAGACTTTTGGGAAAAAAGAATTCAAAAAATTAGGAAAGCTAAGTGCGGGTGTTATTCATTCAACATTTATTGTCGGAAGTATCATTATGTTATTATTTTTGATTTTTCATCAGTTTATTTTAGGTTTGTTATTTGGTACTGCTGATGATTTGGTGATGCACAACGCACGTATCTATTTTATTGGGATATTATGTAGCTATCCGGCTCACAGTATTATAGAAGGAATTAATGGTAGCTTAAGAGGGATTGGAAAGACCAAAGAGTCCTTAAAAAATTCTTTAATTATGAATACTCTTTATTTAGCCAGTAATTTTGTCTTTGTCATTGTGTTACATCAGGGGATAAGTGGTTTAATTATTTCACTGTTACTTTCGCGTTATTTGACGTTAGGCGTCGCGGGTATGAATTTATATCGTCAGAGCCATCAATTTAATTTAACGAAACAAGATATTTTATCAATCCAACCGAAAGAAGATAAAGTGATTATTCAAACGGCGATCCCTTTTGCTGCTGAATATATGTTTTTTAACGGTGGTAAAATTATCATGCAAATAATGATTGTCAGTCTAGGGACTTCTTATATAGCTGCAAATGCGATATCTGTTTCATGGATACAAATGGCCGAAATTATCCCCAGTGCCTTATCTACTGCGTTAGTGCCAATTATAGGGCAAGCGGTAGGAAGGGGGAGTATTCACGATATAAAAAAATTAACGAAAACTTTTGTTCTTACAGGAATGGGATCGTTTGTCCTTATTCATTTGGTTATGTTGCCACTATTTCCATTTGCGATGAAGTTATTTAATGCTCCGTCTGAATTGATTCCGTTAATTTTTAGGATATATATTAATACCTTGATTATGCACGTTTTATTTTGGAGTCCAAGTTTTATCTTACCTTCAAGTTTGAGAGCTATTGGTGATGGTGTTTTCACCACAAAAGTTTCATTACTCACTATGTGGTTATTTAGAGTAGGCGTGGGTTATGTAGTGGGCATTAAGCTAGGGTATGGTTTGATAGGATTATTTGTTATTATGACGTTGGAATGGGGGATTAGAAGCATCGTCTTCATGTGGCGCTTTAAGACAGGTAGATGGCAAAAAAATATTAATTAA
- a CDS encoding BglG family transcription antiterminator, with product MTVLLSREKKILDYLLLNREEIITTTKLAEIVGCSERTIKTSIKLINDTFEGEPFKIQTKTGKGMWLKCDEKDLDKLMSYIQEPILDSLTISLITILLKSSEPISIKVLADKTYSSSSAVHRELIEVEDYLKGFDIQLMKELRKGISLKGKEESKRNLMVYLTKKKIQKQNQTNYLIQIQQTIPNIEIKSVQACLDDTIKEYKLLLSDNTYYDVLIYTMVALLRMKEKQLVQIDDKEIHKLKETHDWKVADSYTKKLENKFSVTLPIAEIAFFTIHFLSAKASKVSLNEHELNQYFVDEVLDAQLLEWLKEIESHYSYNLHEDKYFIKSLLMHLKPLLNRAYYGITISNPWLEQMKSVYGESFEMAIELVVKIETAYGYKIKEEDIAYIAMHIEAAITRLEQLKYKKKKLLIVCASGIGMSNFIKAKVEQLFGNYIEVLDTVSSVGTDFDSYASDLIITTVPLEVNGKKVIQVSPLLNQMEQKNIMNALDISKQSQSVLSQFVTTELIETKINAKTVEEAIKAAVTLLENSQCVTEDFYEKVIEREDISPTAIGNKIAIPHASNDAIKKEGIVCITLNKPIKWGKESVQIVFLLALSTKSKNQFTDIFSELLTISQDSKKIKKIIDAQSAEIIESILA from the coding sequence ATGACAGTGTTACTATCTAGGGAAAAGAAAATATTAGATTATTTACTACTTAATAGGGAAGAAATAATCACAACAACTAAATTAGCTGAAATTGTGGGGTGTAGCGAGCGAACGATAAAAACTTCCATTAAATTGATCAACGATACCTTTGAAGGTGAGCCGTTTAAGATACAAACAAAAACTGGAAAAGGTATGTGGCTCAAATGTGACGAAAAAGATTTGGACAAATTAATGAGTTATATCCAAGAACCTATTTTAGATTCACTGACGATTAGTTTAATCACTATTTTGTTAAAAAGTAGTGAGCCTATATCGATTAAAGTATTAGCTGACAAAACTTATTCAAGTTCTAGTGCGGTTCATCGGGAATTGATAGAAGTTGAAGACTATTTAAAAGGTTTTGACATACAGCTAATGAAAGAATTAAGAAAAGGAATCTCATTAAAGGGAAAAGAAGAAAGTAAACGAAATTTGATGGTCTATTTGACCAAAAAGAAGATTCAGAAACAAAATCAAACTAATTACTTGATTCAAATTCAACAAACCATTCCTAATATAGAAATAAAAAGTGTTCAAGCATGTTTAGATGACACAATAAAAGAATATAAGCTTTTGCTCTCAGATAACACTTATTATGACGTGTTGATTTATACAATGGTTGCCCTTCTAAGAATGAAAGAAAAACAGCTAGTACAAATTGATGACAAAGAAATTCATAAATTAAAAGAGACACATGATTGGAAAGTAGCCGATAGTTATACAAAAAAATTGGAAAATAAATTTAGTGTGACACTCCCAATAGCTGAAATTGCCTTTTTTACTATTCATTTTTTAAGTGCAAAGGCCAGTAAAGTAAGTTTGAATGAGCACGAACTCAATCAATATTTCGTGGATGAAGTGTTAGACGCTCAGTTATTAGAATGGTTAAAGGAAATAGAAAGTCATTATTCTTATAATTTGCATGAAGATAAGTATTTCATCAAAAGTTTGTTAATGCATTTGAAACCTTTATTAAATAGGGCTTACTATGGAATAACTATTTCGAATCCCTGGCTTGAACAAATGAAATCTGTTTACGGTGAATCGTTTGAAATGGCCATTGAATTAGTAGTGAAAATCGAAACGGCATACGGCTACAAGATTAAAGAAGAAGACATTGCTTATATCGCCATGCATATCGAGGCGGCAATCACGAGATTAGAACAACTGAAATATAAGAAAAAGAAATTATTAATTGTCTGTGCCTCAGGTATTGGCATGAGTAATTTCATTAAAGCAAAAGTAGAACAATTATTTGGTAATTATATAGAAGTTTTAGACACGGTATCTAGTGTTGGCACCGACTTTGACAGTTATGCGAGTGATCTAATTATTACAACAGTCCCATTAGAAGTGAACGGGAAAAAAGTGATTCAAGTTAGTCCACTGTTAAATCAAATGGAACAAAAAAACATCATGAATGCGTTGGATATTTCAAAGCAGAGTCAATCAGTTTTAAGCCAATTTGTCACAACAGAATTAATAGAAACAAAGATCAATGCTAAAACGGTTGAAGAAGCAATCAAAGCAGCTGTCACGCTTCTAGAAAATAGTCAATGTGTAACAGAAGATTTCTATGAAAAAGTGATAGAAAGAGAAGATATTTCGCCTACAGCAATCGGGAATAAAATAGCCATTCCTCATGCAAGTAATGATGCAATCAAAAAAGAAGGGATTGTCTGTATCACGCTAAATAAGCCAATTAAATGGGGAAAAGAATCTGTTCAAATTGTCTTCCTTCTAGCCTTAAGTACAAAGAGTAAAAATCAATTTACTGATATTTTTAGCGAACTATTAACGATTTCTCAAGATTCAAAAAAAATAAAAAAAATAATTGATGCACAGAGCGCTGAAATTATTGAAAGCATTCTTGCATAA
- a CDS encoding aldo/keto reductase, giving the protein MTEYFKLSNELNIPKVGLGTWQVKNNEEASNAVTIALKNGYRLIDTAAIYQNEEAVGLGIKASGIAREDIFVTSKVWNSDQGYDTTIQACKDSLARLQLDYLDLYLIHWPTAGKYVETWRAMETLYKEGLVKAIGVSNFHQHHLEDVLEIATIVPMVNQIELHPELSQEELVNYCKAKGIVVEAYSPLAHGKLLNHPTIEEIASNKGKSIAQIILRWIIQRDIIALPKSITESRIIENGEIFDFKLTDEEMNIMNSLNTNTRVSADPDNFDF; this is encoded by the coding sequence ATGACTGAATATTTTAAATTAAGCAATGAATTAAACATTCCCAAAGTTGGATTAGGTACTTGGCAAGTAAAAAACAATGAAGAAGCAAGTAATGCCGTCACCATCGCCTTAAAAAACGGTTACCGTTTAATTGATACTGCTGCTATTTATCAAAATGAAGAAGCAGTAGGTCTTGGTATCAAAGCATCCGGCATCGCTCGTGAAGATATTTTTGTTACTAGTAAAGTTTGGAATTCTGATCAAGGATATGATACAACGATTCAAGCCTGTAAAGATAGTTTGGCACGTTTACAACTTGATTATTTAGATTTATATCTCATTCACTGGCCAACAGCAGGTAAATATGTTGAAACTTGGCGCGCTATGGAAACTCTTTATAAAGAAGGTTTAGTTAAGGCAATTGGTGTCTCAAATTTCCATCAACATCATTTAGAAGATGTGTTAGAGATCGCGACTATTGTTCCTATGGTTAACCAAATTGAATTACATCCTGAATTAAGCCAAGAAGAATTAGTTAATTATTGTAAAGCTAAAGGCATTGTTGTTGAAGCATACTCACCTTTAGCACATGGAAAATTACTTAACCATCCTACTATAGAAGAAATAGCCTCTAATAAAGGCAAATCGATTGCCCAAATTATTTTACGATGGATTATTCAACGAGACATTATTGCACTTCCAAAATCCATCACAGAATCACGTATTATTGAAAATGGAGAAATTTTTGATTTTAAACTGACAGATGAAGAAATGAATATAATGAATAGTTTAAATACAAATACTCGAGTAAGTGCTGATCCCGATAATTTCGACTTTTAG
- a CDS encoding Gfo/Idh/MocA family protein, with amino-acid sequence MKKVNYGIVSTATIVPRFVEGVRQSEHGEVVAIAGRSIQKAKEFSEELSIPNYYGSYSEIMDDPEVDVIYIANYNGGHYEVAKEALNKRKNVLCEKPICSHPEEVIELFDLAEKNNVFLMEAQKSVFLPVHQYVKELIDDQVLGNIQWVNIISCHTGAKRGEWFKSLDNGGGILNGAGTYALEFILSTFGEAFTDIKGVMTIKPPISDDGVVINGRIGEQTMVSILISKDIVVDSRIEIYGEKGKITIPNFWKSDNCQVELYDKETINKKFPMKSEFLFEINHVNECLLQNKQTSPIMTPAISIKASQIVNAIYKEQLPKFIEKEDRSV; translated from the coding sequence ATGAAAAAAGTAAACTATGGTATTGTCAGTACAGCTACCATCGTGCCACGTTTTGTTGAAGGCGTTCGACAAAGCGAGCATGGTGAAGTGGTGGCCATTGCGGGACGTTCGATTCAAAAAGCTAAAGAATTTTCTGAAGAATTATCTATCCCTAATTATTACGGTAGTTATTCTGAAATTATGGATGACCCAGAAGTAGATGTCATCTATATTGCAAATTACAATGGCGGCCATTATGAAGTTGCAAAGGAAGCCTTAAATAAAAGAAAAAATGTCTTATGTGAAAAACCAATTTGTAGTCATCCAGAAGAAGTCATAGAATTGTTCGATCTCGCTGAAAAAAATAATGTCTTTCTAATGGAAGCTCAAAAATCAGTCTTTTTACCGGTTCATCAATACGTTAAAGAATTGATTGATGATCAAGTACTTGGTAACATCCAGTGGGTAAATATTATTAGTTGTCATACGGGAGCTAAACGTGGAGAATGGTTTAAATCCCTAGATAATGGTGGTGGCATTCTAAATGGTGCAGGCACTTATGCACTTGAATTTATTTTATCAACATTTGGTGAAGCTTTCACAGATATCAAAGGCGTCATGACGATTAAGCCACCTATTTCTGACGATGGTGTAGTAATTAACGGTAGAATTGGCGAACAAACAATGGTCAGTATTTTAATTAGTAAAGATATCGTGGTGGATAGTAGAATAGAAATATATGGCGAAAAAGGAAAGATAACGATTCCTAATTTCTGGAAATCAGATAACTGTCAAGTTGAGTTATACGACAAAGAAACCATTAACAAAAAATTTCCAATGAAATCAGAATTTTTATTTGAAATCAATCATGTTAATGAGTGTCTTTTACAAAATAAACAGACGAGTCCTATTATGACGCCAGCTATTTCAATTAAAGCGAGTCAAATTGTAAACGCTATTTATAAAGAGCAATTACCTAAGTTTATAGAAAAAGAGGATAGAAGCGTATGA
- a CDS encoding CsbD family protein: MTDRGTVDKLKGKAKEVAGDITGNDKQKAEGLVDQAVGKVKEVASEVKDKVEDVKDKFEK, encoded by the coding sequence ATGACAGATAGAGGGACAGTAGATAAATTAAAGGGTAAAGCTAAAGAAGTTGCAGGAGATATTACAGGGAATGATAAACAAAAAGCAGAAGGATTGGTAGATCAAGCAGTTGGGAAAGTAAAAGAAGTGGCATCAGAAGTGAAAGATAAAGTCGAAGATGTTAAGGATAAGTTTGAAAAATAA
- a CDS encoding DUF2871 domain-containing protein: MKKLVRVSMIYMITGLFFGVFYREMTKIFDYEGPTQLAGLHTHTFTLGMLFFLIVLLLEKNFHITQEKNYKKFYAFYQTGLGMTLTIMLVHGTMSVMGYESSPALSGIAGLGHISLTIGLGFLFNVLFSAVSKLEK; the protein is encoded by the coding sequence ATGAAGAAATTAGTTCGAGTTAGTATGATTTATATGATTACAGGTTTATTTTTTGGTGTGTTTTACCGAGAAATGACTAAAATTTTTGATTACGAAGGGCCTACGCAATTAGCTGGGTTACATACGCATACTTTTACGTTAGGTATGTTGTTCTTTTTAATTGTGTTATTACTTGAAAAAAACTTTCATATTACACAAGAAAAGAATTACAAGAAGTTCTATGCCTTTTACCAAACGGGATTAGGTATGACCTTAACGATTATGTTAGTTCACGGTACCATGAGTGTGATGGGATATGAAAGTTCTCCAGCACTTTCCGGTATAGCAGGCTTAGGACATATTTCTCTAACAATTGGTCTTGGCTTTTTGTTTAATGTGCTATTTTCTGCCGTTTCAAAATTAGAAAAATAA
- the gndA gene encoding NADP-dependent phosphogluconate dehydrogenase → MKQQVGVVGMAVMGKNLALNIESKGYHVAIYNRTAEKTKLVIEENSDKNLWAAYDIEEFVNNLETPRRIILMVQAGNPTDQMINQLLPFLEKGDILVDGGNTFFQDTRRRHKELADSGIHFIGMGVSGGEEGALKGPALMPGGEEEAYRLIAPMLEKIAAKATDGKPCVAYMGGDGAGHFVKMVHNGIEYGDMQLIAESYDLLRKLRGVSIESTADIFKEWNEGELDSFLIEITSNLLTKQDEKAQQPLVEMILDSAGNKGTGKWTSQSALDLGVALPLVTEAVFARYISTIKDERVIASKLLFGPTIVEDKDNDELVEKIRQALYFSKIMSYAQGFAQYKVASETYNWQLNFGEIAQIFREGCIIRARFLQKITEAYERNPELDNLLLDEYFIDITKRYQESAREVANLAIASGIPVPTLSSAISYYDSYRSAQLPANIIQAQRDYFGAHTFKRVDMPGDFHANWY, encoded by the coding sequence ATGAAACAACAAGTTGGTGTAGTCGGTATGGCGGTTATGGGAAAAAATTTAGCTTTAAACATTGAAAGCAAAGGCTATCATGTGGCGATTTATAACCGAACAGCAGAAAAAACAAAATTAGTCATTGAAGAAAATTCAGATAAAAATCTATGGGCGGCTTATGACATAGAGGAATTTGTTAATAACTTAGAAACACCTCGACGTATTATTTTGATGGTCCAAGCAGGAAATCCTACCGATCAAATGATCAATCAACTTCTTCCATTTTTAGAAAAAGGGGATATCTTAGTAGATGGCGGTAATACATTCTTCCAAGATACTAGAAGACGTCATAAGGAATTAGCTGATTCTGGTATTCATTTTATTGGAATGGGTGTCTCTGGTGGCGAAGAAGGTGCATTAAAAGGACCTGCTTTGATGCCAGGAGGAGAAGAAGAAGCCTATCGTTTAATTGCCCCAATGTTAGAAAAAATCGCTGCAAAGGCAACAGATGGGAAACCTTGTGTCGCTTATATGGGTGGAGATGGCGCGGGTCACTTTGTTAAGATGGTTCATAATGGGATTGAATACGGCGATATGCAGCTAATTGCTGAGTCTTATGACTTACTTCGTAAATTAAGGGGTGTCTCAATAGAGTCAACTGCCGATATTTTTAAAGAATGGAATGAGGGAGAATTGGATAGCTTCCTAATTGAAATCACCTCTAACTTATTAACTAAACAAGACGAAAAGGCACAACAGCCGTTAGTTGAAATGATTTTAGATAGTGCAGGTAACAAGGGAACAGGTAAATGGACAAGTCAGAGTGCATTAGATTTAGGTGTAGCGTTACCTCTGGTTACTGAAGCCGTTTTTGCACGATACATTTCTACGATAAAAGACGAGCGAGTCATTGCTAGTAAGTTATTATTTGGCCCAACAATTGTAGAAGACAAAGATAATGATGAATTGGTCGAAAAAATTAGACAAGCGTTATATTTCAGTAAGATCATGAGCTATGCTCAAGGGTTTGCCCAATATAAAGTGGCTAGTGAAACGTACAATTGGCAGTTGAATTTTGGCGAAATTGCTCAAATATTTCGTGAAGGTTGCATCATTCGTGCCCGATTCTTACAAAAAATTACAGAGGCCTATGAACGTAATCCTGAATTAGATAATTTATTGTTAGATGAATACTTTATCGATATCACGAAACGTTATCAAGAATCTGCAAGAGAGGTAGCAAATTTAGCAATTGCATCAGGAATTCCTGTGCCAACATTAAGTTCAGCTATTTCTTATTATGATTCTTATCGCAGTGCTCAATTACCTGCTAATATTATTCAAGCACAAAGAGATTATTTTGGCGCACACACGTTTAAAAGAGTCGATATGCCAGGCGATTTTCATGCTAATTGGTATTAA
- a CDS encoding PTS fructose transporter subunit IIB produces MKIVAVTSCPVGIAHTYMAAANLKKAAESKGITIKIETQGAQGPENVITDADIAQADAAIIASDVSIRDSDRFDSLPTLECGVQEAVKDANGIIEEVMEAIS; encoded by the coding sequence ATGAAAATAGTCGCAGTTACGAGTTGTCCAGTAGGAATCGCCCATACATACATGGCGGCAGCAAATTTGAAAAAGGCAGCTGAAAGCAAAGGCATTACGATTAAAATTGAAACACAAGGAGCTCAAGGGCCAGAAAATGTGATTACAGATGCAGATATTGCACAAGCAGATGCAGCAATTATCGCATCAGATGTTTCTATAAGAGATTCAGATCGTTTTGATTCATTACCAACGTTAGAATGTGGCGTTCAAGAGGCTGTGAAAGATGCTAATGGCATTATAGAAGAGGTTATGGAGGCGATTTCTTAA
- a CDS encoding PTS sugar transporter subunit IIA, whose translation MDIKEMLEPELVKFSFKSDTKEEAIEKIVDLMNENGYLSDKEQYLKDVYAREAETATGMGMGLAIPHARSAGVKKTCFSLIHLEKKIKWESLDDQPVEFIIMLAVPKDENSEFLSLLSGLSMKLVDDEFRENLYAAQTIEDVYQIFE comes from the coding sequence ATGGATATTAAAGAAATGTTGGAACCAGAACTAGTTAAATTCTCTTTTAAAAGTGATACAAAAGAAGAAGCAATCGAAAAAATCGTTGATTTGATGAATGAGAACGGCTACTTGTCAGACAAAGAACAGTATCTAAAAGATGTATACGCAAGAGAAGCTGAAACAGCCACTGGAATGGGAATGGGATTAGCCATTCCTCATGCTAGAAGTGCAGGCGTTAAGAAAACATGTTTCTCTTTGATTCATTTAGAAAAGAAAATCAAATGGGAGTCACTAGATGATCAACCAGTAGAGTTCATCATTATGTTAGCGGTTCCTAAAGATGAAAATAGTGAGTTTTTATCGTTATTATCGGGTCTTTCAATGAAATTAGTAGACGATGAATTTAGAGAAAATTTATATGCTGCACAAACAATTGAAGACGTTTACCAAATATTTGAATAA
- a CDS encoding PTS fructose transporter subunit IIC — MAKIERKKKQVKVKWTTQMKNSFMTGVSYMIPVIVAGGIITAIGKAIGGYDIATNPDMIGTFAYKINFIGVEAMLFAVPVLCAGIAYTIGNRPAIAPALAIGLLSQEIKAGFIGGMLGGFLIGYMVKWIKTWKVPSWLTGMVPILIIPVFVTLTVGALFQFVLGAPIALFTKVIEDFLNSLQGGSKFIFGSVLGGFWGVDFGGPITKIASSFATALNAQGNYASTAAKMAAGMTPPLGMALAVFFNKKKFTQADIENAKAAVPLSFCYITEAAIPFAMQDPIRVLCSTIPGAALTGGLGMLFKTESPAVHGGVFVIPMMTNPLGFISAWLIGSVVTGLIYATIKKPLQPAEVLAYETKQRKFFGLMPAR, encoded by the coding sequence ATGGCTAAAATTGAAAGAAAGAAAAAGCAAGTAAAGGTTAAATGGACCACGCAAATGAAGAATTCTTTCATGACCGGTGTGTCCTATATGATTCCTGTCATTGTGGCAGGAGGAATTATTACAGCCATAGGTAAAGCAATTGGTGGGTATGATATTGCCACTAATCCAGATATGATTGGTACGTTTGCGTATAAAATCAACTTTATTGGTGTTGAAGCGATGCTGTTTGCGGTGCCAGTTTTATGTGCGGGTATTGCCTATACAATAGGTAATCGTCCAGCCATTGCACCAGCCCTTGCGATTGGGTTGCTTTCTCAAGAGATTAAAGCAGGGTTTATTGGTGGGATGCTTGGTGGGTTTTTAATTGGTTACATGGTTAAATGGATTAAAACATGGAAAGTGCCAAGTTGGTTAACAGGAATGGTGCCAATTTTAATTATTCCAGTATTTGTAACATTAACAGTAGGGGCATTATTCCAATTCGTTTTAGGTGCTCCCATTGCATTATTCACTAAAGTTATTGAAGATTTCCTGAATTCATTACAAGGTGGTTCTAAATTCATCTTTGGTTCAGTGTTAGGTGGTTTCTGGGGAGTAGACTTTGGTGGTCCGATTACCAAGATTGCCTCATCTTTTGCCACAGCCTTGAATGCACAAGGAAACTATGCATCAACAGCAGCAAAAATGGCAGCGGGAATGACACCACCACTTGGTATGGCTTTAGCCGTATTCTTCAATAAGAAAAAATTTACACAGGCAGACATTGAAAATGCTAAAGCAGCAGTACCACTTTCATTCTGTTATATTACTGAAGCAGCAATTCCTTTTGCTATGCAAGATCCAATTCGCGTACTTTGTTCAACAATTCCAGGAGCAGCACTAACAGGTGGCTTAGGAATGTTATTTAAAACTGAATCACCAGCGGTACATGGGGGCGTGTTTGTTATTCCTATGATGACGAATCCTCTAGGGTTTATCTCAGCTTGGTTGATAGGTTCAGTGGTTACCGGTTTAATTTATGCAACAATTAAGAAACCATTACAACCAGCAGAAGTATTAGCTTATGAAACGAAACAAAGAAAATTTTTCGGATTAATGCCTGCTAGATAA
- a CDS encoding GlsB/YeaQ/YmgE family stress response membrane protein, which translates to MGLVWSLIVGGIIGAIAGGITNKGQSMGWIVNVIAGLIGSSIGQSILGSWGPSLAGMALIPSIVGAVILVAVVSFFTGRKS; encoded by the coding sequence ATGGGGCTTGTTTGGTCATTAATTGTAGGTGGTATCATCGGAGCAATTGCAGGTGGAATAACTAATAAAGGTCAATCAATGGGGTGGATAGTTAATGTTATCGCAGGATTGATAGGTAGCTCAATTGGACAATCTATATTAGGTTCGTGGGGACCATCGCTTGCTGGAATGGCATTGATCCCTTCCATTGTAGGTGCCGTTATCTTAGTTGCGGTTGTTTCTTTCTTTACAGGACGTAAATCATAA